One genomic window of Candidatus Bathyarchaeia archaeon includes the following:
- a CDS encoding cation:proton antiporter: MSLVSTFTLSSLELTRFFIAMVLILFTAHSFGFLLYEAKLPRVIGEIFGGLVLGPTFLGYVAPDAENWIFGAFPSEGQLISVISYIGLVLLMFISGFEIQRAFSKEDHKIATSFLIGATVVPFIIGMLIPFVYNFSPYTGPNGNMLSLAIIVGIGVSVTSIPVISKIFIDLKIMDTRFAKIVLAIATVEDIIQFGALAIATSVGASASASLSLIGYTAFVTVAFFGGALLGLPRLIRYTIRSRFDVLIKYHPSRYALFLCFSMVALASLLNVNIVFGAFLAGIAIGMMPEEVFALAKSQVKSISLAVFTPVYFAVVGLKLDLVHSFDILFFLGFMLFSTALKGGGALAVGRLIKQKRLPSLNLAIALNARGGPGIVLATVAFDLGLISETFFVVLVLTAIVTSLIAGFWLRYVKKKGWELL; this comes from the coding sequence ATGAGTCTCGTCAGCACATTCACTCTATCCAGTCTAGAGCTGACCAGATTTTTCATTGCCATGGTTCTCATACTCTTCACCGCTCATTCTTTCGGCTTCCTACTCTATGAAGCCAAGCTTCCACGCGTAATCGGAGAAATCTTCGGTGGACTAGTTCTCGGCCCAACCTTTCTCGGGTATGTTGCACCTGATGCTGAGAACTGGATCTTCGGCGCGTTCCCCTCGGAAGGCCAGCTGATTTCCGTAATCTCCTACATCGGGCTGGTTCTTTTGATGTTCATATCTGGTTTCGAGATCCAGAGAGCCTTCTCGAAAGAGGATCACAAGATCGCTACCTCGTTCTTGATTGGTGCTACTGTTGTTCCGTTCATTATTGGAATGCTTATTCCCTTCGTCTACAACTTCTCGCCGTACACGGGGCCAAACGGGAACATGCTCTCGCTGGCCATAATCGTCGGCATCGGGGTCTCCGTCACGTCAATCCCGGTGATCTCGAAAATCTTCATTGATCTGAAGATCATGGACACGCGATTTGCCAAGATCGTTCTGGCGATTGCCACAGTCGAGGATATCATCCAGTTCGGGGCGCTGGCTATCGCCACAAGTGTTGGGGCTTCCGCCTCTGCATCACTATCCCTGATTGGCTACACTGCTTTTGTAACTGTCGCGTTTTTCGGAGGGGCTCTGCTGGGTCTACCCAGACTGATCCGCTACACGATAAGGTCCAGGTTTGACGTTCTGATCAAATATCACCCGTCAAGGTATGCCCTGTTTCTCTGCTTCTCAATGGTGGCATTGGCGAGCCTTCTCAACGTGAACATTGTCTTCGGCGCGTTTCTAGCCGGAATAGCAATTGGAATGATGCCCGAGGAAGTCTTCGCGCTCGCGAAATCTCAGGTCAAATCAATATCCTTAGCCGTTTTCACACCCGTTTATTTTGCCGTTGTCGGATTGAAGCTTGATCTAGTTCACTCATTCGATATTCTCTTCTTTCTGGGATTCATGCTGTTCTCTACCGCACTCAAAGGTGGAGGGGCGTTAGCGGTGGGAAGGCTGATCAAACAGAAGAGGCTGCCGAGCCTCAACCTTGCTATAGCTCTCAATGCAAGAGGCGGGCCAGGAATCGTTCTCGCAACCGTCGCCTTCGACCTTGGTCTAATTTCGGAAACATTCTTCGTTGTACTCGTTCTGACGGCGATCGTTACCTCGTTGATTGCAGGATTCTGGCTGAGGTACGTGAAGAAGAAGGGGTGGGAATTGCTCTAG
- a CDS encoding V-type ATP synthase subunit D has protein sequence MSETVAGARPTRMELIALRRRRRIAQRGGDLLREKLDALMIEFFQFAREITALRQKTQDLLFQAYEKFTEAQMLMGFTRVEETSLTSQDRFDVDASTRNVIGVSIPHVSVKLKALEGFPYSMIGSSAKLDEAVALMTEAVKNVVELSAAEAAIRRLAEAISATKRRVSSLENIVIPRIENTIHYIELSLQERAREDFFRLKRIKTRLEEEEEETVKIPQISG, from the coding sequence GTGTCAGAGACTGTCGCGGGTGCTCGTCCAACCCGGATGGAGCTCATCGCCCTCCGGCGACGACGACGCATAGCTCAGCGAGGCGGAGACTTGTTGCGGGAGAAACTTGATGCATTGATGATCGAGTTTTTCCAGTTCGCGCGGGAGATTACAGCCCTCCGTCAGAAGACGCAGGATTTATTGTTCCAAGCTTACGAGAAGTTCACAGAGGCTCAGATGCTCATGGGCTTCACAAGGGTGGAAGAGACATCGCTAACAAGCCAGGACCGGTTTGATGTCGACGCGTCGACTCGAAACGTCATCGGTGTCTCTATACCCCACGTATCTGTGAAACTGAAGGCACTAGAAGGATTTCCTTATTCAATGATTGGAAGCAGTGCCAAGCTCGACGAGGCCGTCGCACTAATGACTGAGGCAGTCAAGAACGTGGTTGAACTCTCAGCGGCGGAAGCCGCCATTCGCAGATTAGCCGAAGCCATCTCCGCCACCAAAAGACGAGTCAGCAGCCTGGAAAATATCGTCATCCCACGAATCGAGAATACAATTCACTACATAGAATTGAGTCTCCAAGAGAGAGCGAGAGAGGATTTCTTCCGGCTGAAACGGATCAAGACACGTCTGGAAGAGGAAGAAGAGGAAACTGTGAAGATCCCACAGATCTCAGGCTAG
- a CDS encoding SRPBCC domain-containing protein encodes MKEVSSEIVIEAPAERVWEVLTDFAKFPEWNPFIKQMAGEPRIGAKLEVRLEPPGGRAMSFKPKMVNVETNREMCWLGKLWIPGLFNGEHCFTIEALDEKGIRFVQHERFTGLLVPFMAKSLDRDTKKGFEAMNRALKERAEKTY; translated from the coding sequence TTGAAAGAGGTCTCGTCTGAGATAGTGATTGAGGCCCCTGCGGAACGGGTCTGGGAGGTATTGACAGATTTTGCCAAGTTCCCAGAATGGAACCCGTTCATCAAACAGATGGCAGGGGAGCCAAGGATAGGGGCGAAGCTTGAGGTTCGGCTTGAGCCTCCTGGAGGAAGAGCGATGAGCTTCAAGCCGAAGATGGTCAATGTGGAGACGAATCGTGAGATGTGTTGGCTCGGAAAACTCTGGATTCCGGGCTTGTTTAATGGTGAACACTGCTTTACGATTGAGGCATTAGATGAGAAGGGAATCCGTTTTGTTCAGCATGAAAGGTTTACAGGATTGCTGGTTCCATTCATGGCGAAAAGCCTCGACAGAGACACAAAAAAGGGATTTGAAGCGATGAATCGTGCTCTGAAGGAGCGAGCCGAGAAAACCTATTGA